The following nucleotide sequence is from bacterium.
CGGGATGGCGGATCACTGGCACACGCAGCCGCCCATCCCACCGCACGTCAGGTCGAGCCCGCAGACGGCGCCGCACGCCATCCCCGGCACGGAACATGTGCCGGGCACGCAACTGCCGCTGCCGTTGCAGGTGTCGCCGATCGAGCAGAAGCTGCCGTCAAAACAAGCACTTCCGGACGCTTCGTAGGTACACCGGGACGAGCAGCAGTCCCCGTCGTAGTTATTGCCGTCGTCGCACTCCTCGCCCGCGTTGAGAACGCCGTTGCCGCACTGGGCGGCTGGACACGTCTGCGCCGTGGACTCGCATCCCGTCGTCGGATTGCAGGTATCCTTGGTGCAGGGATTCCCGTCGTTGCACGACTGCGGGGCCACCGGGACGCAGACGCCCTCGTGACAGACGGACGCCAGCGTACATGCGTCGCCGTCGTCACAGAGCGTCTCGGCGACACAGGTCGACGAGCAGCAGTCATCATCCTCGAGGTTGCCGTCGTCGCACTCCTCGCCCGCCTCGACGTCGCCGTTGCCGCAGACGTTGTAGGCCGTCACGTCGCCGTCGGGCTCGGTGGTGAACTGGTAGAGCAGTCCGCCGACGCGCAGCGAGTCGATATGTCCGTTCGCGTCGCGCGTTACCGGAACGTCGTCGACCGTCACCGCGGCCTCGTCGTCGATGGTGTAGAACTTGGTGACGTTCGTCCCGCGCGAGTAGATATCGAGGAAGTAGAGGACCTGATTCAGCGGCTCGTGATAGCCGTTGTCGAAGCGCAACAGCGCGAGCGCGAGGGAATGCGCGCTGGAGGCGAACATGTCCGAGGCCAGCCCGGCGACGACCTCCTGTGGGAACTGCACGAAGTATGCGTCGTTGCCGGTTCCGGTCAGCACGTTGCTCCGAAGCCATTCGAGCACCACGTCATCGGCCTGCGCGATGAGCGCGGTCTTGCGGCTCTGGAGCGCCGTATCGGGAACCACCGTGAACGCATCGACGACGTGATTCAGCTCATGGGCTAATACGTTCGTGAACGCGTCCGTGTAGAATGGAGAGATGTCCGGCGGGAACGGGTTACTGGGCACTCCCACCGCAGTGTCGAACACGTTGACCCCGTCCGTCGCCGTGACCGGGAAGATCACCTCGTTGAGCACCTGCACCCATGCTTCGATGGTCATGTCGCCCGAGACACGCAGCGCCACCGCATCGGGAATGCTGACGACGTCGTCCTCGCCATCGAAGAGGAGCGCGTTCCCCTGCTGCCCGCTGGTGATGGTCGCCCCGGAGTTCGTGCCCGTATGCCCGTTGCCCGACGAATCGGCGACGCTCGTCCCGCTCGATTCGTCGAACGCCCAGTGGGCGACGAGTCCCGTCGTCGATACGGGATCACCGTTGAAGGCGTCGAGAACCTCAGCCCCTGAGAGCGCACGGGAGTATATCTTCACACCATCGATCCCGCCGAACATGTGCGTCCCGAACATCGACCCGCCGATCGCTACCGGCTGCGTCGAACTCGTCGCGGGACCGATCGCCAGTGCCGTACTGCCGGCGGCGACGCCGTTGACGTACACGCGAAGCGCTGATCCGTCGTATGTTCCGACGACGTGGTTCCAAGCGCCGGACACCACGGGGGCGGACGACGTTACCATCACGAGTCCGCCGCTGCTGCGATCGAAGCCGAACGCCACCTGATTCCCGGCGAGTGTGAAGTAGTAGTTGATCAGATTTCCCGTCTGACCCTTCGCGACGATCGGCCGCGCTGACCCCGCCGCGTAGAACGTGTCCATCGAGCTGATGTGCCCAAGATTGTGCAGGTCGGGATCGACGGCGCTGAGTAGATCGTCGATCGCGATGAGCTGATCCGTGCTGAAGCCGTTGTTCTCTACCACTAGCACAGAGTGGTCGTCCCAGATGTCCAGCTTCGGAGCCGACACGCCCCCCAGCTCAAGGGCGGTCGCGATGTCCGTCTTCCGGGTCGGCGTGAGCGGCAGAATCCCCACAAAGCTCAGCCAGACCTGCAGACGCAGCTGCGGTACGAGAGGCTGTTGGGTCGCGACGATGGTCGTTTCGTCGCTCCAGTATTGCGGGTACGTGGTGATGTGGCTCTCGTAGCGATCGAAGATCGTCTCCCGCGTTGGCGTATCTATCGTGCCGTATTTGGCCAGCTTCGCGAACCACCGATGGACCTCGAAGAGCGTCTCGCGCTCGTTCGCGTTCGTACGCATCAGGGTTCCCAGGTCCGAGGGGTGCGCCGCCACGATGTCTGTCACCCGCGTCCACAATGGGTCGATAAGCGCCTCCTGCAGCACCTGGCGACTCGTCTCCGTGGGCCAGAAGAAGGACTTGGATTCAAGATACAACGCCAGCGTTGCGGTGACGGGATGGTCCTGTGTGTTGAAGTAGGTCTCGAAGAACGCCTCGAAGTCCGACGCATCGTAGTCGGTGTCCTCGATGATGCCGCTCGCCGTCGCGAGTGCGCCGTTGTCCCAGGTCGTCGTCAGGGTTTCCAGAGCGGCGGTCAGGTTCGTCGCATCCGTCGGTGAGAGCGCCGCCGACGCTACACGAACTCCCGGAAATGCCGAGCACAGCGCTGCGCACAGCAGGGCGGTCGCGAACGACATCGCCATCCGCTCACCGAAATCACGCATCGTCTTCCCTCCATCCTGGATCGGATCATGCAAACGCCACACGCCGGACCGGATCGCCGCCTGCCCGCGACCGGAAGCGCGCTCTCCAGCCGCGGAGATGGTCCATGGCCACCTGGATCGCTTCGGGTGGATGGCCGTCCGCGCGGCACACTCGCTCGAACTCCTCGATGTCGGCCCGCTGCGGCCACTCCTCTGCCGTGTCGGACATGAGGTCGTAGGCAAGAGCTCCGTCGTCGCGCAGCACCACCTTTCGTCGCCCGACGATCGCTGCGGCCTGATCGCTGCGGAATCGTGCATGGACCGGACCGGCGTGCGGATAGTGAAAGTGCTCGGCGAGCGCGACGGCACGTCGCACACGGCGTTTGGGGTCGAGGATCGTGTCCAGCAGCCCCTGGCCCCGACCCACCGCCGTCAGCAGCCCGAAGAGATCGCGCGTGCTGACGACGTCGTCGACGATGGCCGGCGCCACACCCGGATGGTGGATCCAGAGAGGCACGTGCAGATGGGACTGGTAAGTCGAGGCATCGTGCAGCCAGAGTCCGTGGTCGCCGAACGCTTCGCCGTGGTCCGCTGTGACGACGACTAGCGTGTGCTCCAGAGCTCCCTGCGCCTGCAGGTGGGAAAAGAACTCCGCCAGCCGCACATCGATCATCGCCGCGGCAGCGCGATAGCGTGCACGAAGCATAGACCGAGCCCCTGGCAGCAAGCGAAAGCCCGGGCGCAGGTAGGCGTGGCTCGCGATGCGCGGAAGCACGAACGGCAGCATCACGTTCTCAATCGCCCCCTTTGGCGACCTCCACGAGCGCAACGGCGAGGACGCCGTCGGCGGGTACGGGGCGTGCATGTCGTAGAGATTGAGGCACAGGAACTCGGGGCGGCGCGGTCCGCGTCCGCTGGTCAAGCGCCCCGCCGCGTGCTCCAGGACGAGGTGGTCGGCGGGAACGGCGAGACGCGCCAGCGTGACGAGAAATTCCCGGTTCTCCTTCTGGAGCGCGTGGAAGAACCCGCTCTCTCGCACGAGACGCCGGACTCGGGGCTTGGCGAGCGCGAGCATCGTCGCGAGAGGTCGTGCGGATCCGGTAAGCTCGCCGAGCGGCCGCAGTACGTGCGTAAATCCCCGCGTGACGCCGGGCAGCGTGCCGTCGAACACGGAGTTACGAGTGGCGAGCGTCGTCCGGTAGCCCTCTGCGGCCAGAAGCTCGGCCATCGTGGGGCCGCTCGCCCAGTACGCCATCGCCCGAAAGTGTGCCCCGTGCTGTGACGGCAGGGCCCCCGTGAACATCGAGAGGTGCGTCGGGAGCGTCCAGCATTCCGTCGCATGCGCGCGGCGAAACCAGACGGTGCGCCTGCCAAGGGCATGGAGGAACGGCGTCACCGTCGCATCAATCGCGTCGGCCCGCAGCGAATCGACGATGACGAGGAGGAGGTCGAGCTTTCGCGCGCGACCCCTCGCCTTCCGGACGCCGTCCATGGTCGCCCCCCATGATCGCCTTCATGGCGATCCGGCACCGCCGGTACCCTGAAAGCTTCCTCGCAGTCAATTAGATTCAGCGCACGACGCGAGATAATCGCCGGCAGACAGAATCCGCCGACGGATCGGCCGACGTTCTGCGCTCACCGTCCGAGCTGCTGCCGCGCCAGCCCTGCCCACACGGACTCCGGGGCCTCCGCGACAATCGCTTCGAACGCTGCTCGCGAGGCCGCCGGATCACTCCGCGCGACGGCCTCGCCGCGCCGGTACCGCAGCTCCATCCAGACGTCGTCGCGCCCCCACGTCGCTGCGTAGGCGTCCGCGAGCGTGTCGGCTGCGGCGAGATCGCGCTGCCGGTAGAGGGTCAGCCCGAGGTGATGCGCCGCGCGCCGGCGCAGCGCGTCCGGTACCTCGGGATCGCTCCACACGTCCTCGAGCGTCGCGCGCGCGTCGCACAGGCGGCCCACCTGATACTGGGCTATGCCCGCGGCGACCCCGGTGGCGATCTCCGTCATCGCGGGCTCGAGTGGGACGTCCGGGAAGCGACGCTGGAGCAAGGTCACGAGCGCACGCGCCTCGTCGAAGGCAGCCGTGCGCTGCGTCGCTTCGACGAGCAGGACGAGGGCATCGCGATCGAGGATCAGCGCGGGCCGATCCTCGAACGCGCGGCGCGCGCAGTGCGGGCGGTCGACGCGCAAGCAGGCACGCGCGACGTCAGCGCGCACCCCCGGCAGCCACGCCGGCGGCCGCACAACGAGCATGCGCTCGCCCATGACGGCCGCGAGCTCCACCTCGTTCGCCGCAAGCAGCGTCGCCAACGTGCGCGCACGCATCTGCCAGTCGCGCTGACTGCTCAGCAGGTCTTCGGCCCGAGGCCCAACCGTATCGACGCGCCACACGCGCAGCGGCTCGCGACGGTAGAGCGCCGGCGCTCCGGCGCGCTCCTCCAGCAGCCGCCACGTGCCGGGGATCGGGTATTCGTCGAGGTTCGCCGTACAGCGATGGCATCCGTACCACGGTAGGCGCGCCCCACCCGTCACGAGGATGCCGTCGGCGATCGCCCGGTATTCCGCGGCGCGCGCCCCGGGCGTCTCCCCGCGCAGGATGCGCACGCGCGCGCTGCCCGGCCGACGCAGGCCCATAGCGATCCAGCGCCAGGCGAGATCGTAATCGAGATGGACCGTGTCGTCCGGATGCTGCGCGAGGAGCGCGACAGCCGCGCGTCCTTCGGCATACGCATCGCGCGTCGGAGCCGTCAGCCCGATCGACTGCCACACGCCGAGAACGAGACTCACCGCGACGGCGGCGCCGGCCATCGACACCGACCACGACGCCAGCGCGCGCAGCCCGCCCGCGAGGGCCAGGCACATCGGAATCGCGAGCAGACAGAGGTAGCGGAAGATGTGGGGCACGAGGATGACCCACTGCCCCTTCTCGCGGTGCGACGGCGCCGACGTCAGGGCCACAAAGAGGAGCAGGAAGTACGCGAGCCAGCGCCACGAGCCCGGCCGCCGCCAGCCGACGAGGACGCCCAACGCGATCGCGAGGTGCGGCACGAAGCCCGCGAAGCGGGTGCCGTACTCGTTGGGGAGGAAGAGCATCCGCGCGTAGTCGAGCTGGTTGTGCCAGTCATGCGGCAGGAACGCCGCCACCCGGCGCACGACCGTGACGTCGTGCAGCGGATCGCCGAAGCGCAGCCACTGCCAACCGAAGTAGGCGCCGACCAGCGCGACGAAGCCGCCGCCGCAGACCGCCGTCGCCGGCCAGGTGCGGCGCGGATCGCGCAAGGCCTCGAGCGCGAAGAGGACACCGACGATGGCCGCCCACTGCTTGGTCGAGTAGCCGAGGAAGAGGCCGACGGCGGCAGCCACCCCCCAGGCGACCCGGGCGCCCCCCGGCGGTGCGGCGCACGCCTGCCGGTAGAGCCAGAACGCCCCGAAGCACCAGGTGGCGAGCGGGATGTCGATCACGAACAGCGTGCTCGACAGGACGTCGAGCGGCAGCGTCGCGAGGATCGCCATTGCGACCAGCGCCCAGCGGTGCCCCCACTCCTGGCGCGCCAGGCCGTACGCGAGAAGGAGATTCAAGAGGCTGCAGAACGTGACGAAGCCGATGAAGCCGACCTCACCGTCGCCGAGGA
It contains:
- a CDS encoding sulfatase-like hydrolase/transferase, whose protein sequence is MDGVRKARGRARKLDLLLVIVDSLRADAIDATVTPFLHALGRRTVWFRRAHATECWTLPTHLSMFTGALPSQHGAHFRAMAYWASGPTMAELLAAEGYRTTLATRNSVFDGTLPGVTRGFTHVLRPLGELTGSARPLATMLALAKPRVRRLVRESGFFHALQKENREFLVTLARLAVPADHLVLEHAAGRLTSGRGPRRPEFLCLNLYDMHAPYPPTASSPLRSWRSPKGAIENVMLPFVLPRIASHAYLRPGFRLLPGARSMLRARYRAAAAMIDVRLAEFFSHLQAQGALEHTLVVVTADHGEAFGDHGLWLHDASTYQSHLHVPLWIHHPGVAPAIVDDVVSTRDLFGLLTAVGRGQGLLDTILDPKRRVRRAVALAEHFHYPHAGPVHARFRSDQAAAIVGRRKVVLRDDGALAYDLMSDTAEEWPQRADIEEFERVCRADGHPPEAIQVAMDHLRGWRARFRSRAGGDPVRRVAFA
- a CDS encoding glycosyltransferase family 39 protein, encoding MTRREAAAVLGVLAAGAALRLVLWSGYGLGDDPGYWHSYHDIYASGIWNEDRAYDLRFAFSLPVAWTMRLLGDGEVGFIGFVTFCSLLNLLLAYGLARQEWGHRWALVAMAILATLPLDVLSSTLFVIDIPLATWCFGAFWLYRQACAAPPGGARVAWGVAAAVGLFLGYSTKQWAAIVGVLFALEALRDPRRTWPATAVCGGGFVALVGAYFGWQWLRFGDPLHDVTVVRRVAAFLPHDWHNQLDYARMLFLPNEYGTRFAGFVPHLAIALGVLVGWRRPGSWRWLAYFLLLFVALTSAPSHREKGQWVILVPHIFRYLCLLAIPMCLALAGGLRALASWSVSMAGAAVAVSLVLGVWQSIGLTAPTRDAYAEGRAAVALLAQHPDDTVHLDYDLAWRWIAMGLRRPGSARVRILRGETPGARAAEYRAIADGILVTGGARLPWYGCHRCTANLDEYPIPGTWRLLEERAGAPALYRREPLRVWRVDTVGPRAEDLLSSQRDWQMRARTLATLLAANEVELAAVMGERMLVVRPPAWLPGVRADVARACLRVDRPHCARRAFEDRPALILDRDALVLLVEATQRTAAFDEARALVTLLQRRFPDVPLEPAMTEIATGVAAGIAQYQVGRLCDARATLEDVWSDPEVPDALRRRAAHHLGLTLYRQRDLAAADTLADAYAATWGRDDVWMELRYRRGEAVARSDPAASRAAFEAIVAEAPESVWAGLARQQLGR